Proteins from a genomic interval of Pseudomonadota bacterium:
- the yaaA gene encoding peroxide stress protein YaaA yields MLMLLSPSKTLDYDRALPAHTATRPEFRDQTLEIVDVMKKMSVSDIKELMKLSDKLAELNHARYQGFESIFTNDNARAALFAFKGDVYDNMDSVNYTPANLDFAQKHLRILSGLYGLLRPLDLMQPYRLEMGTKLKNPHGENLYDFWGNTLTEKINQETMALDGGFVLNLASGEYFKAVNAKKLRRPLVNVNFKQVKNGDLKTIGLMAKRARGAFADWAIKNEIKREGALTSFKEQGYVYMPDLSDDTNLTFILDMDA; encoded by the coding sequence ATGCTGATGCTTCTATCGCCATCTAAAACACTAGATTACGATCGCGCACTGCCGGCACACACGGCAACACGTCCTGAATTTAGAGATCAGACGCTCGAAATTGTGGATGTGATGAAGAAAATGAGTGTTTCTGATATCAAAGAGTTAATGAAACTTTCTGACAAGCTAGCTGAACTTAATCATGCCCGCTACCAAGGGTTTGAGAGCATCTTTACGAACGATAACGCCCGTGCTGCACTGTTTGCCTTTAAAGGGGATGTGTATGACAACATGGACTCGGTGAATTACACACCTGCAAACCTAGACTTTGCACAAAAGCACCTCCGTATTTTAAGTGGTCTATACGGACTTCTACGTCCACTGGATTTGATGCAGCCGTACCGCCTAGAAATGGGCACGAAGCTTAAAAATCCACATGGTGAAAATCTGTATGACTTTTGGGGCAACACACTGACTGAGAAGATTAACCAAGAAACAATGGCATTAGATGGCGGCTTTGTACTGAACTTGGCTTCAGGTGAGTACTTTAAGGCTGTAAATGCTAAAAAGTTGCGTCGTCCACTGGTGAACGTGAACTTCAAACAAGTGAAGAACGGTGACTTGAAAACAATCGGCCTTATGGCAAAACGTGCACGCGGTGCCTTTGCGGACTGGGCAATCAAAAACGAAATTAAGAGAGAAGGGGCGCTCACATCCTTTAAAGAGCAGGGCTATGTTTACATGCCAGACCTTTCTGATGACACAAACCTTACATTTATTCTAGATATGGACGCATAA
- a CDS encoding DEAD/DEAH box helicase, producing MTQTFAQLGLSEDLTHALTKLGFESPTPIQEKTIPFAMQGRDILGSAQTGTGKTGAFGIPMVNHLLENEEDTAIVVTPTRELAAQVQDNIKGFLPHRSGINTCLLIGGDSMHKQLKSLSFRPRIIVGTPGRINDHLNRRSLKLNNCHFLVLDETDRMLDMGFSIQIEEIVSHMPAERQTLLFSATLPKNIMSLAKNYLNNPERIAIGATTKPAENIDHQTKRVTDAEKYDDLLGELSGREGSIIMFVKTKYGTERMADKLKKEGFKAAAIHGDLRHNKRERVTDAFRKEKYQILVATDVAARGLDIPHIQHVINYDLPQCPEDYIHRIGRTARAGATGHALAYITKKENGKWKAIERLVWGGETSNAPTSKPRKERTFQDRKAKSHRKGGYGAKDGNRDSYGDKKRSFGDRDDRRSFKKDGERKSFRKDGERSFEKRDFGDKREFGNKRDFGDKKRSFGDRDGNRSYGDKKRSFGDRDGNRSYGDKKRSFGERDGNRSFGDKKRSFGDRDGNRSFGDKKRSFGDRDGNRSFGDKKRSFGDRDGNRSYGDKKRSFGDRDGNRSFGEDRSESRAPAKMHDKQKKRMTQTDSTRKKSPFKKDDGARTYGTRGRGTPAGKRMSGGFNKRDGDDRSSAGNKPFKGKGGSFKGSKGAGSNAAFKKARFKGGTGAKGPTAVFN from the coding sequence ATGACGCAAACATTCGCCCAACTTGGGCTTTCTGAAGATTTGACTCATGCCCTAACAAAACTGGGTTTTGAATCTCCAACTCCAATTCAAGAAAAAACAATTCCTTTCGCGATGCAAGGTCGCGATATCCTTGGTTCTGCCCAAACAGGTACGGGTAAAACAGGTGCTTTCGGTATTCCGATGGTGAACCACCTCCTTGAAAACGAAGAAGACACAGCTATTGTTGTGACACCAACACGTGAACTTGCCGCGCAGGTACAAGACAACATTAAAGGCTTCCTCCCTCACCGCTCTGGCATTAACACATGCCTACTTATTGGTGGTGACTCTATGCACAAACAGCTGAAAAGCCTTTCATTCCGTCCACGTATTATTGTTGGTACACCAGGCCGTATTAACGACCACCTGAACCGTCGCAGCCTCAAGCTTAACAACTGCCACTTCCTGGTTCTTGATGAAACAGACCGCATGCTCGACATGGGCTTCAGCATTCAGATTGAAGAAATTGTGAGCCACATGCCAGCCGAGCGCCAAACGCTTCTATTTAGTGCAACACTTCCAAAGAACATCATGTCTCTTGCGAAGAACTACCTCAACAACCCTGAGCGTATTGCCATTGGCGCAACAACAAAGCCTGCTGAAAACATTGATCACCAAACAAAACGCGTGACTGATGCTGAGAAGTACGACGACCTGCTTGGTGAACTCTCAGGCCGTGAAGGCTCAATCATCATGTTCGTAAAGACAAAGTACGGCACTGAGCGCATGGCTGATAAGCTGAAGAAAGAAGGCTTTAAAGCAGCTGCAATCCACGGTGACCTTCGTCACAACAAACGTGAGCGCGTAACAGATGCATTCAGAAAAGAGAAATACCAAATCCTTGTGGCAACAGACGTTGCGGCACGTGGTCTTGATATTCCTCACATTCAGCACGTGATTAACTATGACCTTCCACAATGCCCAGAAGATTACATCCACCGTATTGGCCGTACAGCACGTGCCGGTGCTACGGGTCACGCTCTGGCGTACATTACCAAGAAAGAAAACGGCAAGTGGAAAGCAATTGAACGCCTTGTATGGGGTGGTGAAACATCTAACGCACCAACATCTAAGCCTCGCAAAGAGCGTACATTCCAAGATCGTAAGGCAAAATCACACCGCAAAGGCGGCTACGGCGCTAAAGATGGTAACCGTGATTCATACGGCGATAAGAAGCGTAGCTTCGGCGATAGAGATGACAGACGTTCATTCAAAAAAGACGGCGAGCGTAAGAGCTTCCGTAAAGATGGTGAGCGTTCATTTGAAAAGCGCGACTTTGGCGACAAGCGTGAGTTTGGTAACAAGCGCGACTTCGGTGATAAGAAGCGTAGCTTTGGTGACCGCGATGGCAACCGCTCTTACGGTGACAAGAAGCGCAGCTTTGGTGACCGTGATGGCAACCGTTCATACGGTGACAAGAAGCGTAGCTTTGGCGAACGCGATGGCAACCGTTCATTCGGCGACAAGAAGCGCAGCTTTGGTGACCGTGATGGCAACCGTTCATTCGGCGACAAGAAGCGCAGCTTTGGCGACCGCGATGGTAACCGCTCTTTCGGCGATAAGAAGCGCAGCTTTGGCGACCGCGATGGTAACCGCTCTTACGGCGACAAGAAGCGCAGCTTCGGCGACCGCGATGGTAACCGTTCTTTCGGAGAAGATCGCAGTGAGTCTCGCGCACCAGCTAAAATGCACGACAAGCAGAAGAAGCGCATGACGCAAACAGACTCAACACGTAAAAAGAGCCCATTCAAAAAGGATGATGGCGCACGCACTTACGGTACACGCGGACGCGGTACACCAGCTGGTAAGCGCATGAGCGGTGGCTTCAATAAGCGTGATGGCGATGATCGTTCATCTGCTGGCAACAAGCCATTTAAGGGCAAAGGCGGTAGCTTTAAAGGTAGCAAAGGCGCTGGCTCAAACGCAGCTTTCAAAAAAGCACGTTTTAAAGGCGGCACAGGTGCCAAAGGCCCAACTGCTGTGTTTAACTAA
- a CDS encoding glutamine synthetase beta-grasp domain-containing protein, with the protein MHFAKVEYIWLDGGKTQEPRSKTKIIATETELTLKDLDQWSFDGSSTLQAEGTDSDCLLEPVCMVEDPIRGPGNYLALCEVLNPDGTPHATNQRARLRALMDMGGDAQDAWVGFEQEYTLYKGGRPLGWPENGYPAPQGQYYCGVGSDNVFGRELAEDHMVACMEAGLCFYGINAEVMPGQWEFQIGYRGVDSESADPLTMSDHLWLGRWMLYRLAELEGVVVTFDNKPEKGEWNGAGLHTNYSTKDMRDPKKGWKTIETACEALKKRHKLHTDHYGEGLAERLIGALETSSMTKFNWGTANRTTSIRIPRPVATKGYGYMEDRRPGANADPYTISNRLLETTVMGFEGKETIETWIKNGKVTLKAPGEGKVKLKVA; encoded by the coding sequence ATGCATTTCGCAAAAGTAGAATACATCTGGCTAGATGGTGGCAAAACACAAGAGCCGCGCTCAAAAACTAAAATCATTGCAACAGAAACAGAGCTGACTCTTAAAGATTTAGATCAGTGGAGCTTTGATGGCTCATCAACACTGCAAGCAGAAGGGACAGATTCTGACTGTCTTCTTGAGCCTGTATGTATGGTTGAAGACCCAATCCGTGGCCCAGGGAACTACCTTGCGCTTTGTGAAGTGTTAAACCCAGATGGTACACCGCACGCAACAAACCAGCGTGCACGCCTACGTGCCCTTATGGATATGGGCGGTGACGCGCAAGACGCTTGGGTTGGTTTTGAGCAAGAGTACACCCTTTATAAAGGTGGTCGTCCACTTGGTTGGCCTGAAAACGGCTACCCAGCACCACAAGGTCAGTACTACTGTGGTGTGGGTTCCGATAACGTATTTGGCCGTGAGCTTGCAGAAGACCACATGGTGGCTTGTATGGAAGCTGGCCTTTGCTTTTACGGTATTAACGCCGAAGTTATGCCGGGACAGTGGGAGTTCCAAATTGGTTACCGTGGTGTAGATAGCGAAAGCGCGGATCCACTCACAATGAGTGACCACCTATGGCTAGGCCGCTGGATGCTGTATCGTCTTGCTGAACTTGAAGGTGTTGTTGTGACATTTGATAACAAGCCAGAAAAAGGTGAGTGGAACGGTGCTGGTCTGCACACAAACTACTCAACAAAAGATATGCGCGACCCTAAGAAGGGCTGGAAGACAATTGAAACAGCATGTGAAGCTCTTAAGAAGCGTCACAAGCTGCATACGGACCACTACGGTGAAGGCCTTGCTGAGCGTCTAATTGGTGCGCTTGAAACAAGCTCTATGACAAAGTTCAACTGGGGCACGGCTAACCGTACAACGTCTATCCGTATTCCTCGCCCTGTGGCAACAAAAGGCTACGGCTACATGGAAGACCGTCGTCCGGGTGCAAACGCTGACCCTTACACGATCTCTAACCGCCTGCTGGAAACAACAGTGATGGGCTTTGAAGGCAAAGAGACGATCGAAACATGGATTAAGAACGGTAAAGTCACACTTAAGGCGCCAGGTGAAGGCAAAGTTAAGCTGAAAGTTGCTTAA
- a CDS encoding ATP-binding protein — MALKIPRRLFDYTERKIHYMDGRKCIRSVRMPSFIPIIPGWPRVVDDKWQALPIKELLKQRESQVLEFKSSLAWGVNENKPNKHIRKAPPRAIASLMNADGGVLLIGVEDDKQIYGLENDYGLLKGGEAEFKAELLKLCGDCLDTFDPRLLKIKFVKVEGKSVCIVAVRPSPNPVFMVWGSERPKLYVRFSNTSQTLTTVQEKAYIKAHFATEV, encoded by the coding sequence ATGGCGCTAAAAATTCCTCGTCGTCTGTTTGACTATACTGAGCGTAAAATTCACTACATGGATGGCCGCAAGTGCATCCGTAGTGTCCGTATGCCGAGCTTTATTCCGATTATTCCTGGCTGGCCACGTGTTGTAGATGACAAATGGCAGGCTCTCCCTATCAAAGAGCTACTTAAACAGCGTGAGTCTCAAGTCCTAGAGTTTAAAAGCTCACTTGCTTGGGGGGTGAATGAAAATAAGCCGAACAAGCATATTCGTAAGGCGCCACCACGTGCCATTGCGTCCCTTATGAACGCAGATGGTGGTGTTCTCCTGATTGGTGTTGAGGATGATAAGCAGATTTATGGCCTTGAGAATGATTACGGCCTGCTTAAAGGTGGTGAAGCAGAATTTAAAGCGGAGCTTCTTAAGCTCTGTGGAGACTGCCTAGATACGTTTGATCCGCGTTTATTAAAGATTAAATTTGTAAAAGTTGAAGGTAAATCTGTTTGTATTGTTGCAGTCAGACCGAGCCCAAACCCAGTATTTATGGTGTGGGGCAGCGAGAGACCTAAGCTCTATGTCCGATTTTCAAACACATCGCAAACCCTTACAACTGTGCAGGAAAAAGCCTACATTAAGGCTCATTTTGCCACAGAGGTCTGA
- a CDS encoding peptidylprolyl isomerase: protein MTSLKKLLLAVALFAGSAFQTAEAKDLENTLYLDLKDGRVTIELFPEVAPNHVARIKELTSEGFYDGLKFHRVIEGFMAQTGDPQGNGTGGSGKNLDAEFNDKPHLRGTVSMARAMDPNSADSQFFICLEAAPHLDGQYTVWGQVTDGMEHVDGIKKGDQWANGSVDDPDTIIKMQLASDVKEEKAS, encoded by the coding sequence ATGACAAGCTTAAAGAAACTCTTGCTAGCCGTTGCACTATTTGCAGGCTCAGCATTCCAAACAGCGGAGGCAAAAGATTTGGAAAACACTCTATACCTAGACCTTAAAGACGGTCGCGTAACAATTGAACTTTTCCCAGAAGTAGCACCGAACCACGTTGCTCGTATTAAAGAACTTACAAGTGAAGGTTTCTACGATGGTCTTAAATTCCACCGTGTGATTGAAGGCTTTATGGCTCAAACTGGTGACCCTCAGGGTAACGGTACAGGCGGTAGCGGTAAAAACCTAGACGCTGAATTTAACGACAAACCACACCTTCGTGGTACAGTTTCTATGGCACGCGCTATGGACCCGAACAGCGCTGACAGCCAGTTCTTCATCTGCCTTGAAGCAGCGCCACACCTAGACGGCCAATACACTGTATGGGGCCAAGTAACAGATGGTATGGAACACGTTGATGGCATTAAGAAGGGCGACCAGTGGGCGAACGGCTCAGTAGACGATCCTGATACAATCATTAAGATGCAACTTGCGTCAGACGTGAAAGAAGAGAAGGCGTCTTAA
- a CDS encoding CBS domain-containing protein — protein MSTTLDQVLQKQNLGLMTINEHKKLSDIIDKLLDTKRKAILVTENNGDLVGMVSESDIVKAVGKFGKEAAEISIHEIMTESLIVAPPLTDAQEALLLMSKNKIRHLPVVTEHGHMLGVVGVVELISSVMGE, from the coding sequence ATGAGTACAACTCTCGACCAGGTCCTCCAAAAACAAAATCTGGGCCTGATGACCATTAATGAGCATAAGAAGCTCAGCGATATTATCGACAAACTTCTGGACACGAAGCGTAAGGCTATTCTTGTAACTGAAAACAACGGCGACCTAGTTGGCATGGTCAGCGAAAGCGACATTGTAAAAGCCGTAGGTAAGTTTGGTAAAGAAGCTGCCGAAATCTCCATTCATGAAATTATGACAGAGAGTTTGATTGTTGCCCCGCCTTTAACGGACGCACAAGAAGCTCTTCTTCTGATGTCTAAAAATAAAATTCGTCACCTACCTGTTGTAACGGAACACGGCCATATGCTTGGCGTTGTTGGCGTTGTAGAACTCATTAGTTCTGTCATGGGCGAATAA
- a CDS encoding CBS domain-containing protein — protein sequence MPAPTAKNLNLIKSVLGKGTDLIEVANTADSVFDVANLIFNKHASAVLVRANSNKAMGIITEYDVIHAIRKHGEDIMSMKAGDVMAVDLVCCRPDDTLEEALRAMNLHKIRCLPVVSESGNLEGFVNINDVVRGQMKTIIDSWQAKKDTTKAS from the coding sequence ATGCCAGCACCAACTGCAAAAAATTTAAATTTGATTAAATCTGTTCTCGGTAAGGGGACAGACCTTATTGAGGTTGCAAATACCGCTGATAGCGTATTTGATGTGGCAAACCTGATCTTCAATAAACATGCAAGTGCGGTTCTTGTCCGTGCGAACTCTAACAAAGCCATGGGTATTATTACAGAGTATGACGTGATTCACGCCATTCGTAAGCATGGCGAAGACATTATGAGCATGAAAGCTGGTGACGTTATGGCTGTTGACCTTGTGTGCTGCCGCCCTGACGATACTTTGGAAGAGGCGCTACGTGCCATGAACCTTCATAAAATTCGCTGTCTGCCTGTTGTGAGTGAGAGTGGAAACCTAGAAGGATTTGTAAACATCAACGATGTTGTGCGCGGCCAAATGAAGACAATTATTGATAGCTGGCAAGCTAAAAAAGATACAACAAAAGCTTCATAA
- a CDS encoding cold-shock protein translates to MSTTGTVKWFNTTKGYGFIQPEDGGNDVFVHITALEKAGLKTLEDGQKVSFELEESRGKTSATNLQVN, encoded by the coding sequence ATGTCTACAACTGGCACAGTAAAATGGTTTAACACAACTAAAGGCTACGGCTTCATTCAACCTGAAGACGGCGGCAACGATGTGTTTGTGCACATTACAGCTCTAGAAAAAGCTGGCCTGAAAACTCTAGAAGATGGTCAAAAAGTATCATTTGAACTTGAAGAGAGTCGCGGCAAAACTTCTGCGACAAACCTACAGGTAAACTAA